Proteins encoded in a region of the Takifugu flavidus isolate HTHZ2018 chromosome 10, ASM371156v2, whole genome shotgun sequence genome:
- the cacng6b gene encoding voltage-dependent calcium channel gamma-6 subunit, with protein MWSNFFVQQDEEGHIGIAGTGQAGGLGAMKGGRGQRRTHKMSDSLEGKIKLAFFLSIIGVTLSVLGMGTEFWAELAQPKNSSGNQTCQMAHYGLWKGCIRTLWVADVDPERTSCGPAELPGESNCTYFKFFTSGENAVIFKKTTHNTLNLAAAILALLSLTMMAMGSICIAMALNKGVAFFLKPASFCFILSGVLVLLSVLVFHQSVLALLSSDHSVPVHHQLSWSVACVGSAGGILMLGGFLFILLSLPFSPWQKCLPHKNSAT; from the exons ATGTGGTCGAATTTTTTCGtacagcaggatgaggagggtCACATTGGCATAGCGGGGACTGGCCAAGCTGGGGGTTTGGGTGCGATGAAAGGGGGAAGGGGCCAGAGGAGGACCCACAAGATGAGTGACAGCCTGGAGGGGAAGATCAAGCTGGCCTTCTTTTTGTCCATCATTGGCGTGACCCTGTCGGTGTTGGGCATGGGGACGGAGTTTTGGGCAGAGCTGGCCCAACCCAAGAATTCCAGTGGCAACCAGACCTGTCAGATGGCCCATTATGGCCTGTGGAAGGGCTGCATCCGCACCCTATGGGTGGCCGACGTGGACCCAGAGAGGACAAGCTGCGGCCCCGCTGAACTTCCTGGAG AATCCAACTGCACCTACTTCAAGTTCTTCACCTCTGGGGAGAACGCAGTCATATTCAAGAAGACAACCCATAACA CTCTGAATTTAGCCGCAGCCATTCTGGCGCTTCTGAGCCTGACCATGATGGCGATGGGCTCCATCTGCATCGCCATGGCGCTGAATAAAGGCGTGGCCTTCTTCCTTAAACCGGCCTCCTTCTGCTTCATTCTGTCAG GTGTGctggtcctcctgtctgtcctggtCTTCCACCAGTCCGTCCTGGCcctgctgtcctctgaccaCTCCGTCCCCGTGCACCACCAGCTCTCCTGGTCTGTGGCCTGCGTGGGCTCGGCTGGAGGAATTCTAATGCTCGGCggattcctcttcatcctcctctccctccccttcagCCCCTGGCAGAAATGCCTGCCGCACAAGAACAGCGCCACCTAG